The window TGAGCAGCAGCTGCGGCACGCCCTTGCCGTTGAGGTATTTGTGGACCGCGGTCTGTGGCGCGGTGCCGAGCGAACCATAGAGCGCGAGCACTTCGTCCTGCTCGACCAGCCGTCGTGTCGCCTCGACGCACTTGGGCGCGCTGTAGGCGTCGTCCATGGTCAGGAAGGTGATCTTGCGGCCATTGATGCCGCCTTTCTCGTTGAGCATGTCGAAATAGGCCGAGCCGGTGCGCCCCAGCACGCCATAGAGCGAGCCCGGTCCGGAGTGCGGAATGGTCTGGCCGATCTTGATTTCGGTGTCGCTCGCGCCGGCGTCGTATTTGCCCGCGGCGGAGGCGCGCCGGATCGATCCGCCGAGTGCGACGGACGCTGCTGCCGTCGCGATGAAGAATCGTCGGTTGATGGTGCGTTTGCTCATCGGTCGTCTCCCCTGACATGTTTTATGTTGTTGGCATCGAGGCTAATCGATTGCCTGTCCGGGAGCTACACCCGTGCGACGAAATCACGCCGCACGTCGATCATGACGCGGTAACGCCGGCCGCATGGTGCGACCGGCGTTGGTTATTTCCGCGGAGAGGAATACGTTAAAGCGGCTTGATCTGCACCTTGCGGAATTTGATCACGCCGGAGGCGTACTGCAGCGCGAACGGGCCTTCGGTCAGCCGGGAGTTGTTGGCATCCACGGTCTTGACGCCGTTGAAGATCACGACGAGATGCGAACCCTGGGCGGTGATGTCATAGGTGTTCCACTTGCCGGCGGCCTTCGGCATCGGGTCCACCTTGCCGACATCGACGATCGCGCCGGTGCCGTATTCGGGCTTCGGCCGCTTGTCGAAGATGTTCACTTCGTAACAGGTGTCGGAATCGACCTTCTTGATGTCGGAGCAGCGGATGAAGATGCCGCTGTTGGCCTCTTCGTCGGCCCAGAACTCGGCCTTGATCTGGAAATCCTTGTAGGACTTCTTGGTGATGATGTAGGTCGGATCCTTGCCTTCCTTGCTGTCGGCGACCAGCGCGCCGTCGGC is drawn from Bradyrhizobium prioriisuperbiae and contains these coding sequences:
- a CDS encoding 3-keto-disaccharide hydrolase → MNRLVVLGMGSLLLGTVTVFGALNFTAPAIAQSDGWITVVDGKEVGEWDKLGVANWRIADGALVADSKEGKDPTYIITKKSYKDFQIKAEFWADEEANSGIFIRCSDIKKVDSDTCYEVNIFDKRPKPEYGTGAIVDVGKVDPMPKAAGKWNTYDITAQGSHLVVIFNGVKTVDANNSRLTEGPFALQYASGVIKFRKVQIKPL